A region from the Mycolicibacterium phlei genome encodes:
- a CDS encoding bifunctional nuclease family protein, giving the protein MAEVRVVGIRVEQPQNQPVLLLRESNGDRYLPIWIGQSEAAAIALEQQGVEPARPLTHDLIRDVITALGHSLKEVRIVDLQEGTFYADLIFDRDIKVSARPSDSVAIALRVGVPIYVEEAVLAEAGLLIPDENDDEAAGAVREDEVEKFKQFLDSVSPDDFKAT; this is encoded by the coding sequence ATGGCTGAGGTTCGTGTTGTCGGCATTCGCGTAGAGCAGCCCCAGAACCAGCCGGTCCTGCTGCTGCGAGAGTCCAACGGGGACCGCTATCTGCCGATCTGGATCGGGCAGTCCGAGGCGGCGGCGATCGCCCTCGAACAGCAGGGTGTCGAGCCGGCCCGGCCGCTGACCCACGATCTGATCCGCGATGTCATCACCGCGCTCGGGCACTCGCTCAAGGAGGTGCGCATCGTCGACCTCCAGGAGGGCACGTTCTACGCCGACCTGATCTTCGACCGCGACATCAAGGTCTCGGCGCGGCCGTCGGACTCGGTGGCGATCGCGCTGCGCGTCGGGGTGCCGATCTACGTGGAGGAGGCGGTGCTGGCCGAGGCCGGGCTGCTGATCCCCGACGAGAACGACGACGAGGCCGCGGGCGCGGTGCGCGAGGACGAGGTGGAGAAGTTCAAGCAGTTCCTGGACTCCGTCTCGCCGGACGACTTCAAGGCGACCTAG